The following proteins are co-located in the Mesorhizobium sp. M1E.F.Ca.ET.045.02.1.1 genome:
- a CDS encoding (2Fe-2S)-binding protein produces the protein MVQSKKIQISMTVNGQAVDGLVEPRTLLIHFIRENLQLTGPHIGCETTHCGACTVDMNGMSVKSCTVFAVQAEGAEITTIEGMANPDGTLSALQEGFRMMHGLQCGFCTPGMITRAHRLLQENPNPTEEEIRFGIAGNLCRCTGYQNIVRAIQYAAAKLNGTEFKEAAE, from the coding sequence ATGGTTCAGTCAAAGAAAATCCAGATCAGCATGACGGTGAACGGCCAGGCGGTCGACGGATTGGTCGAGCCGCGCACGCTGCTCATCCATTTCATCCGCGAGAACCTGCAACTCACCGGTCCGCATATCGGCTGTGAGACGACCCATTGCGGCGCCTGCACGGTCGACATGAACGGCATGTCGGTGAAGAGCTGCACCGTCTTCGCGGTCCAGGCTGAAGGCGCCGAGATCACCACGATCGAGGGTATGGCTAACCCCGACGGCACGCTGTCGGCGCTGCAGGAAGGCTTCCGCATGATGCACGGGCTGCAATGCGGCTTCTGCACGCCGGGCATGATCACCCGCGCGCATCGCCTGCTGCAGGAGAACCCGAACCCGACCGAGGAAGAAATCCGCTTCGGCATCGCCGGCAATCTCTGCCGCTGCACCGGTTACCAGAACATCGTCAGGGCGATCCAATACGCCGCCGCCAAGTTGAATGGCACCGAATTCAAGGAGGCCGCAGAATGA
- a CDS encoding MHYT domain-containing protein has product MFAGHNPYLVALSVVIAILGGYTGFGLAARVRGTPGASRRVLLAGAAFFLAVGIWTMHFIGVLAAPLPESTVYLVLPTIVSFLICALVVGVSLFFVSIGEPSGSRIIASALLLGTGIVSMHYVGIHGLAGPFHIHHDNRMILVATLIAVGTAYGGLRILLARQGGMRLALSAVAFGFAVSGMHYTAMYGMQLMPSAGDGMDGLTASPQILALIVSLLSFLVVAGFLLFLVPESQQRATATSPEWLGEPHAMDTSQEQPGDDDALGSPAKRPLPLHGLGRPPLPLVTRLPVEGVDGTHFVEAEEIRSIRADAHYALVHDGTRERMSPWSISEAESQLDPSRFMRVHRSHIISVPHVVLIRKEGDGAVVELDGPAPHLVPVSRARVAELRARLGLLKRNARGTALPKEGQSA; this is encoded by the coding sequence ATGTTTGCAGGGCACAACCCCTATCTGGTCGCGCTCTCGGTGGTGATCGCGATCCTGGGAGGATACACAGGTTTCGGGTTGGCAGCCCGCGTGCGCGGCACGCCTGGTGCGAGCCGTCGCGTTTTGCTGGCCGGCGCGGCCTTCTTCCTCGCTGTCGGGATCTGGACCATGCACTTTATTGGCGTGCTGGCCGCGCCATTGCCCGAAAGCACCGTCTATCTCGTTCTGCCCACCATCGTTTCATTTCTGATCTGCGCGCTTGTCGTCGGCGTCTCGCTGTTCTTCGTTTCCATCGGCGAGCCCTCCGGCAGCCGCATCATCGCCTCGGCGCTGCTGCTCGGCACCGGGATCGTCTCGATGCATTATGTCGGCATCCACGGGCTTGCCGGTCCGTTCCACATCCATCACGACAACAGGATGATACTGGTCGCGACGCTGATCGCCGTCGGCACCGCCTATGGAGGGCTGCGGATTCTCCTTGCCCGGCAAGGAGGCATGCGGCTCGCGCTCAGCGCCGTTGCCTTCGGCTTTGCCGTATCGGGGATGCACTACACCGCCATGTATGGCATGCAATTGATGCCCTCGGCAGGTGACGGCATGGATGGTCTCACTGCTTCGCCGCAGATCCTGGCGTTGATCGTATCGCTGCTCTCCTTCCTTGTCGTCGCCGGGTTCCTGCTCTTCCTGGTGCCGGAATCGCAGCAACGCGCCACCGCGACCTCACCCGAATGGCTGGGTGAGCCTCATGCCATGGATACCAGCCAGGAGCAGCCGGGCGATGACGATGCGCTGGGCTCACCAGCAAAGCGACCGCTGCCGCTGCATGGCCTCGGGCGACCGCCGCTGCCGCTGGTAACGCGCTTGCCCGTCGAAGGCGTCGACGGCACGCATTTCGTCGAGGCCGAAGAGATTCGTAGCATTCGCGCCGACGCCCACTACGCGCTCGTCCACGACGGAACCCGCGAGCGCATGAGCCCGTGGTCGATCTCGGAAGCGGAATCCCAGCTCGACCCGTCACGCTTCATGCGTGTTCACCGCAGCCACATCATCTCAGTCCCGCATGTCGTCCTGATCCGCAAGGAGGGTGACGGCGCGGTCGTCGAGCTTGACGGCCCGGCGCCGCATCTGGTGCCGGTAAGCCGCGCCCGCGTCGCTGAGCTCAGGGCGCGGCTGGGCCTTCTCAAGCGAAATGCCCGGGGCACGGCGCTGCCCAAGGAAGGTCAGTCGGCCTGA
- a CDS encoding FMN-binding negative transcriptional regulator, producing MYIPPAFRDDDHESLRATIRAARLATLVTATAQGPLATPLPLFLDEDEGEHGVIYGHVAKANPHWRVPPLGDGLAIFMGPDAYVTPSWYQTKQETGKVVPTWNYVAVHAHGPVEFFEDADRLLEIVTRLTSLHESGRASPWAVSDAPPDFIQAQLRGIVGLRMPIAKLEGKRKMSQNRNTADRAGVVSGLSASDRLSDRAVAPLIPS from the coding sequence ATGTACATCCCGCCCGCCTTCCGCGATGACGATCATGAGAGCCTCAGGGCAACGATCCGCGCGGCGCGGTTGGCGACCCTGGTCACGGCGACGGCGCAAGGGCCGCTGGCGACGCCATTGCCGCTTTTCCTCGACGAGGACGAGGGCGAGCATGGCGTGATCTATGGCCATGTCGCGAAGGCAAATCCGCACTGGCGTGTCCCGCCGCTGGGCGATGGCCTGGCGATATTCATGGGGCCGGACGCTTACGTGACGCCGTCCTGGTACCAGACCAAGCAGGAAACCGGAAAGGTCGTGCCGACCTGGAACTATGTCGCCGTCCATGCCCATGGGCCGGTCGAATTCTTCGAGGATGCCGACAGGCTGCTCGAAATCGTCACGCGTCTGACCAGTCTCCACGAAAGTGGGCGCGCCTCGCCCTGGGCCGTATCGGACGCGCCGCCGGATTTCATCCAGGCGCAACTGAGAGGCATTGTCGGTCTGCGCATGCCGATCGCGAAGCTCGAAGGCAAGCGCAAGATGAGCCAGAACCGCAACACGGCCGATCGAGCCGGTGTCGTGTCCGGCCTTTCAGCGAGCGACCGGCTTTCGGACCGTGCGGTCGCGCCGCTCATCCCGTCGTGA
- a CDS encoding xanthine dehydrogenase family protein subunit M, which yields MIPGPFTYHRPDSVADAVKLLVKLGDEARPLAGGHSLIPMMKLRLATPDHLVDLAGIDVLKRIARDGDRIVIGAMTTQHELLASETIASALPILREAALLIADPQVRYRGTVGGNVANGDPGNDMPALMLTLGADYTLQGPDGSRSVAASEFYQGAYFTALEPSEILTSVSIPVPPAGHGYAYEKLKRKIGDYATAAAAVVLTMAGGKVATCSIGLTNLAETALLAEGAAQAVIGATLDDASLKKAAEAARAIMSPAGDGRGPPEYRKHVGGIMVERALKRAAAVAR from the coding sequence ATGATCCCGGGACCATTCACCTATCATCGGCCGGATTCGGTCGCCGACGCCGTCAAGCTGCTCGTCAAACTGGGCGACGAAGCGCGACCGCTGGCCGGCGGTCACAGTCTCATTCCGATGATGAAGCTCAGGCTCGCAACGCCCGACCATCTCGTCGACCTCGCCGGCATCGATGTCTTGAAACGGATCGCACGCGATGGCGACCGGATCGTCATCGGCGCCATGACCACCCAGCATGAACTGCTGGCGTCCGAGACGATCGCATCCGCTCTCCCGATCCTGCGTGAGGCCGCCCTGCTGATCGCCGACCCGCAGGTGCGCTACCGTGGCACCGTCGGCGGCAATGTCGCCAACGGGGATCCCGGCAACGACATGCCGGCCCTGATGTTGACGCTTGGTGCGGACTATACGCTGCAGGGGCCTGACGGCAGCCGCTCGGTCGCGGCGAGCGAGTTCTATCAAGGCGCCTATTTTACCGCCCTGGAGCCTAGCGAGATTCTCACCTCGGTCTCGATTCCCGTGCCGCCGGCCGGCCATGGCTACGCCTACGAGAAGCTGAAGCGCAAGATCGGCGACTACGCGACCGCAGCCGCTGCCGTGGTGCTGACCATGGCTGGCGGCAAGGTCGCGACCTGCTCGATCGGCCTCACCAATCTCGCCGAGACGGCGCTGCTGGCGGAGGGCGCGGCTCAGGCCGTCATCGGCGCGACGCTCGACGACGCGTCGCTCAAAAAGGCGGCCGAGGCGGCCAGGGCAATCATGAGCCCGGCCGGGGACGGGCGCGGGCCGCCGGAATACCGCAAGCATGTCGGCGGCATCATGGTCGAGCGGGCGTTGAAGCGCGCCGCCGCCGTCGCTCGCTAG
- a CDS encoding PLP-dependent aminotransferase family protein: MVQLQQDGVARRIIAAIKAQIHSGAYRSGDRLPSTRAFAAEWGASRTTVTAAYNQLDAEGYLIIRQGARAIVAPGLERASGEAPITAAQPRSLSAFARRLLALPPPVEQQPAKVADFRYGDLSGADFPVLAWRRASTKAILRRAARLRYGDPQGSSALRNALQAYLWRARGISCTPDRIIIVNGSQQGLDLCARLLLDPGDPFVIENPGYVLARHAFVAAGGIAVPVAVDADGLRTDALPPARLAYVTPSHQFPLGGVLSATRRRSLLAWAKATGATIVEDDYDGEYRHDIAPIPPLQTLDADSVIYAGTFSKTLSPTLRLGYLVVPASLRRAFSEAKRLTDRHAPLLEQDALADLLTRGAYERHVRSIRRKNTERRQVLLQALTDHLGTSVSVAGAETGLHVVAWMNGIAAEREPAIIAAARAAGIGLYPVSPLYDSSGPRPGTAGFILGYAGPDTEALRRGIAVLAAILAEHR, encoded by the coding sequence GTGGTCCAGTTGCAACAGGACGGCGTCGCGCGCCGGATCATCGCGGCGATCAAGGCGCAGATCCACAGCGGCGCCTACCGGTCCGGCGACCGGCTGCCGTCTACGCGGGCCTTCGCCGCCGAATGGGGCGCGTCGCGCACCACGGTGACGGCCGCCTATAACCAGCTCGACGCAGAAGGCTATCTGATCATCCGGCAAGGGGCACGCGCGATCGTTGCTCCAGGGCTGGAAAGGGCGTCAGGGGAGGCGCCCATCACGGCTGCTCAGCCCCGCAGTCTCTCGGCATTCGCGCGCCGACTGCTGGCCCTGCCGCCGCCGGTGGAACAGCAGCCGGCCAAGGTCGCCGATTTCCGCTATGGCGACCTGTCCGGAGCGGACTTCCCGGTGCTGGCCTGGCGTCGGGCCTCGACCAAGGCCATTCTGCGGCGCGCCGCGCGGCTGCGATATGGCGACCCTCAGGGGTCTTCCGCTCTGCGCAACGCGCTTCAGGCCTATCTCTGGCGCGCCCGCGGCATCAGTTGCACGCCGGACCGGATCATCATCGTCAACGGCTCGCAGCAAGGGCTCGACCTCTGCGCGCGGCTGCTGCTCGATCCAGGCGATCCGTTCGTGATCGAGAATCCGGGCTATGTACTCGCCCGCCATGCCTTTGTGGCGGCGGGCGGCATTGCCGTGCCCGTCGCGGTCGACGCGGACGGGCTGAGGACGGATGCGCTGCCGCCGGCCCGCCTGGCTTACGTGACGCCGTCGCATCAGTTCCCGCTCGGCGGCGTGCTTTCGGCGACACGGCGGCGTTCCCTCCTGGCCTGGGCCAAGGCGACAGGCGCCACCATTGTCGAGGACGACTATGACGGCGAATACCGCCACGACATCGCCCCCATCCCGCCGCTGCAGACGCTGGACGCTGACTCGGTCATCTATGCCGGCACATTCTCCAAGACACTCTCGCCCACTTTAAGGCTCGGCTATCTCGTCGTGCCCGCCAGCCTGCGCCGGGCGTTCAGCGAGGCGAAGCGCCTGACCGACCGGCATGCTCCGCTGCTGGAACAGGACGCGTTGGCGGACCTGTTGACCCGCGGCGCCTATGAGCGCCACGTCCGCAGCATCCGCAGAAAAAACACCGAGCGCAGACAGGTCCTGCTGCAAGCGCTGACCGATCATCTGGGGACAAGCGTTTCTGTCGCAGGGGCAGAAACCGGACTGCATGTCGTTGCCTGGATGAACGGCATCGCCGCCGAGCGCGAGCCGGCGATCATCGCGGCGGCACGCGCCGCCGGAATCGGCCTCTATCCCGTGTCACCGCTCTATGACTCGAGCGGGCCGCGACCGGGAACGGCCGGCTTCATTCTGGGTTACGCCGGGCCCGACACGGAGGCGCTGCGGCGGGGCATCGCGGTGCTGGCAGCCATACTCGCCGAGCACCGCTGA